One genomic segment of Drosophila willistoni isolate 14030-0811.24 chromosome 2R unlocalized genomic scaffold, UCI_dwil_1.1 Seg200, whole genome shotgun sequence includes these proteins:
- the LOC6641516 gene encoding uncharacterized protein LOC6641516, with amino-acid sequence MFSKLVFLLLGCMAFDAALACNGYKAKLVKMDNCAGDDAIMSVDDDFSIKLNKKCELVPSGCIKNKPFTTAIAKFKVQKDGIVMKEGKMDLCAAIDQASTEAKDIMKLFGAPSSCPVAEEKVCSNEHTVDLSKYKSMLGMARGHLIIDSEIKHDTGKSCFHAEIEITKN; translated from the exons atgttttccaaacttgttttccttttgcttGGTTGCATGGCCTTCGATGCGGCTCTGGCTTGT AATGGCTACAAGGCCAAACTGGTCAAAATGGATAATTGTGCTGGAGACGATGCCATTATGTCTGTGGACGATGATTTCAGCATCAAGTTAAACAAGAAATGCGAACTGGTTCCCTCGGGTTGCATTAAGAACAAGCCATTCACCACGGCTATAGCTAAATTCAAGGTCCAAAAAGATGGCATTGTGATGAAGGAGGGTAAAATGGATTTATGCGCTGCTATTGATCAAGCTTCAACCGAGGCTAAGGATATTATGAAACTTTTCGGTGCCCCATCATCTTGTCCGGTGGCCGAAGAAAAGGTCTGCTCCAATGAGCATACAGTTGATCTATCCAAGTATAAATCCATGTTGGGCATGGCTCGTGGTCATCTGATCATTGATTCCGAAATTAAGCATGACACT GGTAAATCCTGTTTCCATGCCGAAATCGAAATTACCAAGAACTAA